The following coding sequences lie in one Vibrio casei genomic window:
- the nlpI gene encoding lipoprotein NlpI has protein sequence MKYFKWVGLATVFFLMGCANQGGSNSTWVYPPLAIPLQPSIQQELQIARLNQLLQRKEVAQNVRAQMFAERGRYLDSVGLADLARLDYERSLKLNPAQSEVFNVLGVYFTQMSDYDSAFDAFDSSLELDPDNDYAQRNRAIALYYAERYGLALQDMTKNYDQDPSDPYRALWLYYIQREQSGVEQAKLDLEQRYQGRDDQWGWLLVGVTLDKMNENEALQSVAANTKSNVELAQKLTELYFYLAKKYQYEGQYSNAIALYKLSISLNVYEFSEHRYAFLELGRIFKAIQTEREKEAVQNQADSPVTKGQEPNNPPEVKARPTPSYQVPTLSS, from the coding sequence GTGAAATATTTTAAATGGGTAGGTCTCGCTACGGTCTTTTTCTTGATGGGCTGTGCCAATCAAGGTGGTTCCAATTCGACTTGGGTATACCCACCATTAGCCATTCCTTTACAACCTTCTATTCAACAAGAGTTACAAATCGCACGGCTTAATCAATTATTGCAGCGTAAAGAGGTTGCTCAAAATGTTCGCGCGCAAATGTTTGCTGAACGTGGACGTTATCTTGATAGTGTTGGCTTAGCTGATTTAGCCCGTTTAGATTATGAACGTTCATTAAAGCTAAACCCTGCACAGTCAGAAGTGTTTAATGTATTGGGTGTATATTTCACCCAAATGAGCGATTATGACTCAGCGTTTGATGCATTTGATTCAAGCTTAGAACTTGATCCTGATAACGATTACGCTCAGAGAAATAGAGCCATTGCTCTTTACTATGCAGAACGATACGGCCTTGCTTTGCAAGATATGACGAAGAATTATGATCAAGACCCATCGGATCCGTACCGCGCTTTATGGCTATATTATATCCAACGTGAACAAAGTGGCGTTGAACAGGCTAAGTTAGATTTGGAGCAACGTTATCAAGGTAGAGATGACCAATGGGGTTGGTTATTGGTTGGAGTGACCTTAGATAAAATGAATGAAAATGAAGCATTACAGTCTGTTGCGGCTAACACAAAAAGCAATGTTGAGTTGGCACAAAAGCTGACGGAGCTTTATTTTTATTTGGCGAAAAAATATCAATATGAAGGGCAGTATTCGAATGCGATCGCGCTTTATAAATTATCGATTTCACTTAATGTGTATGAGTTCTCAGAGCACCGTTATGCATTTTTAGAACTTGGTCGTATTTTTAAAGCAATTCAGACCGAAAGAGAGAAAGAAGCAGTTCAGAATCAGGCCGATTCGCCTGTCACTAAAGGGCAAGAGCCGAATAATCCACCAGAAGTAAAAGCCCGTCCGACGCCGAGCTATCAAGTGCCAACATTAAGTTCTTAG